atatatatatatatatatatatatatatatatatatatagggaaaaggtactatgcgctcaacctcgcGATTAGCTCCCCTAAGGTGggctatgcgctcgacctcacgtaATTTCTCTTCTTCTAGGCCGTTGAGACGGTGGGCCGTACCATGAAGAAcaccctggaaaaaaaaaatcaatcccatccactAATTAGGCAGAGGTaccatttttattatatatatatatatatatatatatatatatatatatatatatatatatatatggaaaaggtaatatgcgctcgacctcactattagctcccatgaggtcgaggtgtgtgggccccaccgtgatgtgtttcgaccatcaacaccgtgaatttgatgggtaccctctaaattatagcatatcccaaaaatcagccgtatacggaactcaggtgggccataccatctaaaatcatgtaaaacaccgttaaaacatataaaagcacttggtggggcccacatgagttttgaattctTTTGAAACTTGGTCCGAACCCTCatgaaagtgggacacacataatggatgggctagattttcaaaccacatctctgtgggcccagaaaactgattatgagtgttttaatggtgcacggcccctctccacttctgtatgtggtgtggcccacaaaagtcacggattgactcgatttttgagacctatgcccacgatggaatggtgcatctgactgatgggttagatgtttgaaacgcatcactgtggggcccacacagctcgacctcatgggacgaagcgcatagtaccttttcccgtatatatatatatatatatatatatatattaaaggtggaGACTCACCACCAAATATTATTAATCCCACAGGGCAAGAAGGCATGGCCCCAGTTGTACAGACAAAGGCGTAAGGAGACTCTGTATGTCCTCGTTTTAAGGACCAGACTGGCACTTCCCTCCAGAGACTTGCCTTGTCAagagcggaaacggattggttaggattgcttgatcagtgttaagagaaaatggtggtgaactagcaGGATTGATGGGTGCCGTCTTCAGATCTTATAAATTAAGGAGAGCGGAAGAAGAAATCAGTAAAGAATCAATTTTCCTTTTCTAAAGCAGAGAGAGAAGGAATGGAGAGTTGTTATTCTCAGCAGAGAAGATTTCTTATTTCTGTCTTTCTTTTAAATGTATTAATATATTGGGGAGGATATTGGAAGGTGAGTGGTTGCTTGGATTCCGAGAGAAAAGCTCTCACCACCATCCGGAAGGCTCTCAACGATCCCTCCAATCTTCTCTCTTCTTGGGATGATGCCTCTGACTGCTGCAATTGGAGAGGTATTACCTGCCACAACATTACTGGGTTTCTTCTTAAACTCGACCTCCACACAGTTTATAACCACAATTATTGGGCTGATGGAGGCCTGTTAGATCCAGCATTCAGTCTAAGTGGCAGAATTGATCCAGCTCTGATTCAACTGAAGCATCTTCAGTTCTTGGACTTGAGCTGGAATGCTTTTAATGGCGCACCAATTCCAGATTTCTTGGGTGGAATGAAGGAGTTGAGGCATTTGGACTTGTCATGGGCAGGATTCAGCGGGAGTATCCCTCATCAGCTTGGAAACCTCTCTAAACTCATTTCCCTGAagctttcttcatcttctttgagTGCCAAAAACCTTCGGTGGTTGACAACCCTACCTTCTCTCAAGTACCTCGACTTAACTTATGTGAACCTTTCCATGGCCAGCCATGATTGGGTGCACGTAATGAACATGTCTCCTTCCCTTGTTGAGCTGAGCTTACAAGATTGTGGTCTTTCATATATTTCTGCAACTCTTCCTTCTGTCAACTTCACATCTCTCCGTGTCCTTGATCTCAGTGATAACAACTTCAACTCTACCATTCCAAACTGGATAGCTAATATTAGTTGCCTTGTGTCCTTGGATCTCTCAGGTAACAACTTTCAGGGTGAGGTTCCTTATCAATTTTCACAACTACCTAACTTGGAAGAGTTGGGGTTGGGATCAACTGATGATAACCTGAGGGTTGATTGGTCAGAGTTCCTTGAAGGCAGCTGGAGGAAGCTGAAGAAACTTGATCTATCTTTCAGTCAGCTGCATGGAGGAATCCCGGACTCTATTTGGAATATGACATCACTTGAGTCTCTCTCTTTGTCATTCGGGGAGAATATAACAGGTAGCATTCCAAGAGCCATAACTAAGCTTATCAAGTTAGAGAGCCTGTCATTGTATAGATACCAAATGCATACGGCCATCCCTGATTTCTtatatgagctcaaaaatcttAAACAACTTTCTCTCTCCCATTGCATGCTGACAGGCCCAATCCCTGCAGCTCgtcttggaggattgtcttccttaGAAGAACTAGATCTCTCAAggaatcagttgaatgggacAATCCCAAGAACTTTAGGACAACTTTCTAACTTGTCTTTGCttgacctctcttacaacttcTTGACAGGAAACGTGTCTGAAAGTCTTTTTGAAAAACTCAAAAAATTGAAGATCTTGATTTTGGTTTCCAATGCTTTGGTTTTTGATCCACACGCTGATTGGACCCCTCCATTTCAGCTTTCTGGCATTAACCTAGGATCATGTCATTTAGGTCCTCGATTTCCTCTCTGGCTACGAACACAAAAATATGTAGAAGACTTGTGTCTCTCTAACACAACCATCTCTGGCATCATCCCCACCTGGTTTTGGGATTTAACACCCCAACTTCTTTTACTAAACCTTTCAAATAACCAGATTTTTGGCCAATTGCCCAACCCTTTAAAAATGCATCCTCAGGCCTCCATTGATTTGAGTTTGAATCATTTCAATGGTCCCATACCCTGCATATTGAATGGAGCCAGAGTACTTGATCTCTCCAACAATCAATTTTCTGGGCCAATCCCACCCAATTTTACATCCACAATGCAACATTTAGATTTCTTTTCTGCCAAAGGTAACCAAATCAGTGGCATGATTCCCTCATCCATTGAAGGAATGAATTCCTTGACTGTCCTTGACCTTTCCCGAAACAATATTGGTGGTAACATTCCATTGAGTTTGGGTAATTGCATAGCCCTTGAGGCAGTTGATTTGAGCAACAACAGGTTATCAGGAGAAATACCCAAGTCCTTGGGTCAGTTGCGTCAACTCCGAACAATGCACTTGAGCAACAATAGCCTATCAGGAAAAATTCTTTTGTCCTTGAAAAAATGTGCTAGTTTGGAGACTCTGGACCTTGGATACAACAATTTCTCAGGTCGTATTCCCACTTGGATTAGCAAAAGCTTTCCAACTTTAAGAATTCTGCGCTTACGATCCAATATGTTTACTGGCAACATCCCACCACAACTATTAAACCTAACTTCTCTTCAGCTCCTTGATGTGGCACAAAATTGTTTATCTGGTTTAATTCCCTCAAGTCTTGAAAATCTCGTGGCCATGAAGAATGAGCAGAAGATAAACCATGTTCTTTCCTATGGAGGGGCGGGATCATCATATTACAAGGAAAACTTGCTTGTATCAGTGAAGGGGCAAATGCTTGAATACACAAGAACAATTTCACTGGTTACATGCATAGACCTTTCAAGAAATAACTTATCTGGAGAGATCCCTGAAGAACTCACAGGACTTTTGGGATTGCGTGTTTTAAACTTATCTGGAAATCATTTGATCGGAAAGATCCTAAACAAGATTGGTAAATTGGCATTGCTAGAGTCTCTTGATTTCTCTGAAAATCAGCTTTCAGGTAAAATTCCTCTAAGCATGTCAAATTTAACTTTTCTAAGTTACTTGAACTTGTCATTTAACAACTTATGGGGGGAAATTCCATCTGGAAATCAGCTCCAGACTTTCCAAGATCCTTCTATTTATATGGGCAACAACGGACTTTGTGGACCTCCTCTTCTAGATAAGTGTGTTGGCGATGAGACTCCTCCAAGTCCTAGTGGCATTGAAACAGATGAAGAAGAGAATGAGATGCGTTGGTTATACTCGGGGCTGACACCAGGATTTGCAGTTGGGTTTTGGACCTTATGTGGCATTTTAGTGCTCAATAGGTCTTGGAGGATTGTCTATTACCGCTTCTTTGATGAGATGAAAGATAGACTCTTTAGTAATTGTTATAGGATGTTAtattgaagaagtttgatagaAATCCAGGTAATGTGTAATGAATAATTGTTGTAATGTTGGATGCTTCATGGTggtggttttttttaaaaataaaaataaaaattttgagtaCTTTTAATGAGAGTTGTAATAGAAAGCTTTAGTGATGAATTTGGGGAGAGAATCGGTCAGTATAGCCCCCTCTAATGCATATAATAATTATCAATAAAATCACAATTGGTGTGCTCCcacatttctttttaaaaaaattaaaaataataaatattcctACTTCGTATAAGCCAGTTGCTCTCCTCATGGCACGCCAATAAGAGAAACTGATGCGGATTGCCTGCGAAAGCCTTACTTTATATAGGCTAATGACATATTTCAATGGCTACCATGCAAATCTTAACCAGATCAAATGATTCTGGTCACACGATCAATCAACTAGAAAATGGACGGTAGGATGCCTCGTGCAAAAATAGGTCCATTCTACAATTTGGGCCATCTATTTTTTGGGATCCATTAGTGGAACAAAAGAAGTATTTCtatcaaatgatccaaaccatccaatcaaatGGCCCATGGCCCCGGAAATGGAAGGCTATAGAAAATGAAGGGAAACTtttggatggatctgatcatcTGATCTGTGTAATTTTTACAAGGTAGCTCACGCAAGCGTTTGAGTTAATGGTTGGTCAGGAGCATGGATAACTACAAGTGCTCTTAGTTGTGTTCGGACCCTCGGATAATTTGATTGCTCGATCTGTACCATTCATCAGGCCCATCACAAATTTTACGGGCTACCATAGAAAATTCACACTGTTCAGGCAATTCTAAGCATCCATCAACAGCTTACAAAATGGACAGCTACGATTGTTTACATAAGAATAGGTCTGATTGGATGGCTTGTGTTTCTAAACGATCACTATTATCagtcaatcctaaccattgcaCCAATGGCCTACAAACAGATGGATATAAATTGAAAAAAGGGTAAGTATGGATTGAATCATTCAACAAATGTGATTTTTTGCATTGTAGACCCTGAAATGAATACTGGactaatggacggcatagattgaTCGATCAGTCAGACTATCAAAGTCTCCCAATAGAACAAGGAGCactgcagcgtgagtgtgtggggtgtgtgcgcgtgtgtaataaataaataaaaaacaaggAGCGCTGTAACTTATAATGATCTAaaccactggatcatttctcaataACAAAACAATACAACCTTATCCGTTGAACatttaataaaaaacaaataaaaaataaataaaaaaccacGTGATCACATGATGGTGGATGCATGTGGATTTTCATCGCTGAAAAGGGATGCCACAGCTTCATCAGATGCCACAGCCACTGAGTATGTTGCGGGAGTACGGAAGAAAGTGTGTACACTCGCCAGATCGTTGCTGGACAGTTCGTAGTAGTGGTTCGCTATATGGGCCGGGTATTTATAAAATGATGAGTAATGGGAGTAAGCTGGAAATGGCCATGGTTCGGCAGCTTTCCCAGTCCGACAGACGGTCTTGATTACCTTCTTCTCCTCCACTGCATGCCCTCTTACGGTAAACTTCTGTGTTTCCATTTCTATGTCTATTTCATCTACTCCTGCGGAGCATGGAAAgaattaaataaattaacaaacTAGTTATTCATCTATGATTATTATGGGgtggcacatgtgccaatgtaGCATACATGTATTAAATATAGAACCATTGGTTTCATTCCTTTAAAAGGTCTATTtctttgtacatgtgtggcccacttgatcagcgGATGGATAGAAAATATTCAAGTGGGAAATAAGAATTTTATCAATTTCTGATCAGGCCGAGAAGAGTCTTGGGCAGGCTCGGGGAACTAATTCTGCCAGGCTTAAACCGGGCCTGTATGGTAGGCCCATGCAAGTTCAGGCCAGGATCTGGCTCTGGGTCTTAACTTTTGGGTCGACCAGGCCTAGCTTGGCCTGAAACAAGCCTCGTCCATTGCCACCTGTACTTGGGTAACATAAATTTTTGTAGGCCTGGGTCCATTCTCAAAGAAGGCCCATACCCTACTTCGAGGTCTTTTGTAGGCCCGATCTGGACCCATATCCGGCTTGGACCCCTGACCCAATGTGAGAAGCTAGAGAAGTAATTTGCATTTAGGAAGCTAGCAACTGAATCTGCTAACAGATGACAAGGCTTTGAATATTGAGTTTGTCTATGGTGCGTTTGGTTGCTCCAAATATCACGAAATTTCATGctttttgcaccaaattagactgactaatcatgaaatatcatggtatttggtGCAAACAAAAACGCCCTTAGCTAACACAAGAAGCATGCTTCGGATTAGAAAATGTGCATTACTGGATGGGGCCCATATAGCAGCATGGctcaacaatccaaaccatccatctggtgggccccattccGAATGAGTATGTTCTAATAACAACGTCCATTTATGTTAGACGAtcaagatggacagcttggaatTGCAAATCATATCATGTTGAAGctaatccaaacaagctgtgaCCTGTGACTCTTAGGCCGTGTTTGGCTGTGCAAtatcatgaattttttttatatttagtgcAACCCAACAAAGCCTTAATAAGAGATTGATCATGTATATACCTTCGAGCTTGAAGAGAGCTTTCCGAATCTTTGTGGCACAGCCCTCGCAGTCGAGGTTCGGGACCCTCACCTGTATCACCTGCAACCGGGCCGCAGCAGCGATCAGATGTTAGCATGTGATTAGTCACTAATTACAATATAATCACTACCAAAAACAAAAATGCATACTTACAGACATTCTTTTGTAGTTTAATATGATAGAACAAAATGTATGTGTGGAGGAGGATTCTTACGTAGAAATAGAAGTGTGTTTGGAAGCCTATTTATAGAGAAAGGCATTTGAAGGTTGGATCTCCAATGAAATGAACGGCTACAAGTATCCTATAAGGAAATTGTGGGGAGCCTTTTTGGAGCGTTGGATTTTGAAATTTTGGGAGAGAAGCGGGCCAAGGCGTGCAATGGTAAAAAGAAAGGAGACTTTTCAGCCCTACAAAAGCAATGAGAAAGCTGGTTTGGAAGGCTGGGAGATGTTGGTGCACTCCCGGACACATGTGCCAGTTTTACCCAAGCTGgtcactaggtggggcccaccaaaatgagtggaccatttttttcttttttcttttttggagggTTTGGGGGACACATAGTGAGTGGCTTGGATCCCACAGATGGTAAGTGCGCTTGCCAAGCCCACCCTCCTGCGTGAGTGGAGAGCCATACAGTGATgatggttcaccaccattttagatGGTGATTCAACCGATGCAGACATGGTTACATTATtgtaatctagaccgtccaaactaTGATCCCCATTGTGGGTTGTGCatatgttaaataaataaataaataaatcacacagATCGAGTAATGCTAGCCATCTGATTTCACCCGTTGAATTTGGAAATCTGCCCATTCTAATTCTAACCATTCATCCCCCACTCGGGTGGTTAGGACTGGACGGCAGTGCGTTCCATCCACCAGGTGGATCACGGATTGGACGATCCTGATTACCATGCTTTTAGTTTATAGTTGATGAGTCACTTCCATTTTAAAAGTGGTGGTAAACTATCACCGTGAAAGGAAGGTCTGGGTGATGAAGCTTGGTGGGTCCCTTTGATCATGACCATTCACGTCATGCTTTTCATGAACATGGCCCATGACATTATTAACTTCCCACATATATCCGGTTAAGTGGAAATTACGCCATCTCCCAAACTCATAAGAACCTTGCTAAGGCCTAAGGCTAGTCGGTGCCACACGTGTACACGTGTGCAAAATgtaggccgttcatcaggtgggtaccaagcccaaaaatcaggacacGCGGTCACTGGGTAGCCGCAATCTACGCCCAATGTAGACGTTGGCCCACCCGATAATCTGACCATCCTTTATCTTATCCATCGCATACTCATGGGTTGGCCAAGATCATGAATAGTGAATGTCAATTTGCTGACATGGCACGTGGAAGCTCCATTCTGTTCATATGATCTAGGCTCCTCAGCTGATGGCCTATAGGCCTTGTGAGTGGGCCATGCATGAATTTGTAGGCCGAATAATCAATCTGGGTGGATCATATGATGTCCTGAGCTATACCAATCTACGGCTGTTTTCTGTGTGGTTGGCTAGTAGTTGATGTGGTGCAGGTTGTGAAAGAATTCACCGACGGTGAAGAAGTAGAGATTTTGGGCCAGAATGGCTAATTTAGAATTAAAATATAGCTAAAACACGGACTGCAACTTCCGATGATCATATCTATTCAACCAGTTATTGATATACATGTAGCTGTATGACAGGTCTTATGACATTTCAATGAGGGAGTTGGTTAGTCCCAGCGGATTTCTCGAAAAGGAAAGTTGTTTCCCAGTCAAAGGTCCATTTTACTTCCaaacttattattattaataagttttttatttgttaattttctTTTGTGTTAATGATTTTGATGCAAAATGACGCAATTAAAATCATCACTGACCACTTAATGTAATCACCACCCAAGCAACACATTACTAAAATCAAGCGCCTGTTCGATCATAATGGCACACCGAATACGTGACAATAGTGTGTAATAAATAAAAGGAACATgatagaaaaaattttaaaacataaCCACACATACATGGTTCGCCACTTGAGATACCTTCACGGACAATTTGGCAAAAAAACAATCCACTATATTGAGGAGACATTTCAAAAAAACAAGAAACGAAGTAACTTCTTCAAGAATATAACAAAATCCCCTAAATTCAAAGGTCAAAAAGATAAACTCCCCACCATTGCAATGCTATTAATAAATCTTCAAGAATACAACAAAATCCTGTAAATTCAAGCCTTCAAAAAGAAAACTCGTCTTTTGAAACCCTCTTTGTAAGAAGAAATCCTCTATTCAAAATTCATAACTCTCGTTTAACCTTAATACAACTTACTTGGAAAGCACTATATTGACAAGCGAAATACGCGAAATATCCCTCCAACGGTCCACCAAAAGTTCCATCAAATATATATCTTCAATGCAACCAAACCAATCTGAACTGTTTTACTAATTGAGTCATTTTCCATTGATACAACACCACCCCCATGTGATTTCATACATATTAATGAGAACACAtgaaggggcaaaggctacggataaaaaccgtagccaaaaagcctatggctatggttatcgTTCGTAGCACGACCATAGCCATAGTTCAAAGAGCTATCGCTACGGATtctatccgtagccatagaagcAATGGATATGGATTAAAACTGTACTCATAGCTTCTGTATCCTAAGTActtatagctacgaattatatctgTAACTAAAAGTTGagcaagaaccgtagcaataggcttaaTTTAACAACATCTATGGTTTTCAGATACAAGGCTACGGGTAATAGCCGTAGCTATTAAAACTATATGTATGGATTAAATTTGTAGCGATATTGTCTGTGGTTTTAAATTTATATACAGCTACGGATTGTATCTGTAGCGAAAAGTAGAATGCGAACCGTAGCAAAAGGCTAAAATTAGCAAGAGCTACGGTTTTCAACaaagggctacggttaatagctgtagctaatgcctattgttaataaaaaatttaattagtaATGACAggtcttaccattgtagtacaccctgataactcatataagctgatatagataaatacttcatggttaaatcattcattcattcaattaaacacaattatttattcattcaatcaaacacaatcattcattcattcaatcaaacacaatcattcatttctaACTTCagccctaatctcaacacaatcattcattctttCAGCTCGAGCACCTCATCATTCATTCTTTTAGCTCGAGcacctcatcatcttcttcttcactatCAACGATAGTCGG
This DNA window, taken from Magnolia sinica isolate HGM2019 chromosome 14, MsV1, whole genome shotgun sequence, encodes the following:
- the LOC131225652 gene encoding heavy metal-associated isoprenylated plant protein 31-like isoform X1 — protein: MSVIQVRVPNLDCEGCATKIRKALFKLEGVDEIDIEMETQKFTVRGHAVEEKKVIKTVCRTGKAAEPWPFPAYSHYSSFYKYPAHIANHYYELSSNDLASVHTFFRTPATYSVAVASDEAVASLFSDENPHASTIM
- the LOC131224666 gene encoding receptor-like protein EIX2 produces the protein MESCYSQQRRFLISVFLLNVLIYWGGYWKVSGCLDSERKALTTIRKALNDPSNLLSSWDDASDCCNWRGITCHNITGFLLKLDLHTVYNHNYWADGGLLDPAFSLSGRIDPALIQLKHLQFLDLSWNAFNGAPIPDFLGGMKELRHLDLSWAGFSGSIPHQLGNLSKLISLKLSSSSLSAKNLRWLTTLPSLKYLDLTYVNLSMASHDWVHVMNMSPSLVELSLQDCGLSYISATLPSVNFTSLRVLDLSDNNFNSTIPNWIANISCLVSLDLSGNNFQGEVPYQFSQLPNLEELGLGSTDDNLRVDWSEFLEGSWRKLKKLDLSFSQLHGGIPDSIWNMTSLESLSLSFGENITGSIPRAITKLIKLESLSLYRYQMHTAIPDFLYELKNLKQLSLSHCMLTGPIPAARLGGLSSLEELDLSRNQLNGTIPRTLGQLSNLSLLDLSYNFLTGNVSESLFEKLKKLKILILVSNALVFDPHADWTPPFQLSGINLGSCHLGPRFPLWLRTQKYVEDLCLSNTTISGIIPTWFWDLTPQLLLLNLSNNQIFGQLPNPLKMHPQASIDLSLNHFNGPIPCILNGARVLDLSNNQFSGPIPPNFTSTMQHLDFFSAKGNQISGMIPSSIEGMNSLTVLDLSRNNIGGNIPLSLGNCIALEAVDLSNNRLSGEIPKSLGQLRQLRTMHLSNNSLSGKILLSLKKCASLETLDLGYNNFSGRIPTWISKSFPTLRILRLRSNMFTGNIPPQLLNLTSLQLLDVAQNCLSGLIPSSLENLVAMKNEQKINHVLSYGGAGSSYYKENLLVSVKGQMLEYTRTISLVTCIDLSRNNLSGEIPEELTGLLGLRVLNLSGNHLIGKILNKIGKLALLESLDFSENQLSGKIPLSMSNLTFLSYLNLSFNNLWGEIPSGNQLQTFQDPSIYMGNNGLCGPPLLDKCVGDETPPSPSGIETDEEENEMRWLYSGLTPGFAVGFWTLCGILVLNRSWRIVYYRFFDEMKDRLFSNCYRMLY
- the LOC131225652 gene encoding heavy metal-associated isoprenylated plant protein 31-like isoform X2; amino-acid sequence: MSVIQVRVPNLDCEGCATKIRKALFKLEDEIDIEMETQKFTVRGHAVEEKKVIKTVCRTGKAAEPWPFPAYSHYSSFYKYPAHIANHYYELSSNDLASVHTFFRTPATYSVAVASDEAVASLFSDENPHASTIM